The Streptomyces sp. NBC_00576 genome contains the following window.
TCAGCCGCGACCCGGCGGCCGCCGTGTGGATCAGGTTCGCGCCGCTGGCCGTACGCGACGAGGTCGAGAAGGTGTGGCGTACGAACGGTTCGGGCCGGCCGGAGGAGGTGGAGTGGACGTCGTCGGGACGCTACGCGGGCCTGCTCCGGCTCACCCCGCTGCGCCCGGGCGTCGTCGACACCTTCCGCCCCCGCCACGACGGAGACGGTGACGGGGACGGGGACGAGTACGGGGACGGGTTTGGGCACGACAGTCCGTACGACGGCGCCTACGAGCGAGGGGACGGCGACCGCTGGTGACCAGCACCACGCACCCCGGACCGGAGCGGCCGGCGGGTCCCGAGGGCCCCGCCGACGCCAAGCTCGGCTTCAGCACCCCCTCCGGCCGCCGCCGCGTCGCCCGGGCCCGCTTCGGCCCCGAGTCCCGGCGCGACCCGCAACTGCCCCCGCTGATCCGCAACGCCCTGCTCGACGACCGGGGCCAGGGACAGCGCTGCGTACAGGTCCGCCTCTCCGCCGCCGACGCGACGGAACCGGCCGCCCGCGCCCTCCTCGACACCGAGGCGGGCACCGCGCTGCGACTGCACCGGCTGGTCGACGGCACGGAGTTCGCCCCGCTCTTCCCCCGGCTCATCGGCTACGAGCTGGACACCGCCGAGCCGTTCCTCCTGTACGACCCGCCGCGCGGCGCCACCGCCGCCAAGACCCACGTGATGTCGTCGACCGACCAACGTGTCCTCACCCGCGACCTGATGCTCGCCCTGTGCCTCCTGGACGGCCAGGGCCTCGTCCCACGCGGTATCTCGCCCACCACCGTGCTCTGGGACGGCACCTCCCTCCAGCTCTGGGGCCTGGAGGGAGTCACCGCCGTCGGCCGCCCCCGGACCCCGTGGGGCCGGGCCCCCTACTCGTCGCCGGAACAGCGCCGCAGCGAGGGCGACGTCGACTCCCGGGACGCGGTGTGGAGCGCCGCCCAGGTGCTCTACCGACTGGTGACCGGCCGCCCCGGCCACCCCGACCGGGCCCCCGCCGACCTGGCCGAACACCGCGTCCTGAACGAAACCCTGAGCGAAGCCTTCGCGCCCCGCGCGACTGCCCGCCCGACCCCCGCCCAACTCCTCGACCTGCTGTCCCCCGGCACCTCCCGCCGCACCACACTCACCTCACCCCCCGAGGAGACACACCAGGACCGGGAGGTGTTCGAACAGGCCCTGCGCGCCAAACGGCAGGCGCCCACAGCGCCCACCTCCGGTGCCGGGACCGGGCTGAGCGAGAGCGAGGTGCTCTGCCCGTACTGCCTGGAGACCATCCAGCTCGACCTCGGCGCGCTGTACGTCACCGACAGCCGCATGCAGTACCAGCCCCTGAACCTCGCGGGCATCGGCAAGCTGCGCCGCCAGGACGTCATGCGGGGCGCCGTCCAGAAGTGCACGGCGGACCCGGACTTCCCCGAACACTTCATCCCCGTGCCCTATCTGACGTACGGCCGGCCGCTGACGGTCGCGATGGTCGGCCAGTCCTCCACCGGCAAGAGTCATCTGCTGACCCAGATGATCGCCGAGATCACCGACGGCGGCCTCGAACCGTTCGGCCTCACCTGGCAGTCCGTCAACCCCGAGCAGCATGCCCGGTTCGTACGGGAACGGGTGCAGCCCCTGCGCAACGGCCGCGTCCTGGACCACACCACCGGCGTGGGCCTCGAAGGCTTCGCCCGCTTCGTCGAGTCCCTCCTCATCACCGACGCCAACGGGCAGGTACGTCCGGTCGCCTTCTTCGACCTGGGCGGCGAGGACCTCGTCCGCACGGACGCGGCCCTGCGGTTCCTGCTCGGGGTGGACGCCCTGGTCTTCGTCGTCGACCCCGTACTGGCGCTCCCGCTCCCGCAGTTGGACCACGCGAGGGAACGCGGGGGCGTGGAGGTGAACCGGGACGGCGACCTCGCCTTCGCGACGGTCCTGGACCGGCTCCCGAAGACGGGCCCGTACCTGGAGGTGGCGGCCACGATGGTCCTGGGCAAGGCGGACCTGCTGCGCTTCCAGTCCCCGGTCGACCGCTGGCTGGGCCGGGGGCCCCTCACCGCCCTCGACCCCGTCCAGCTGCGCGAGGAGAGCCAGGACGTCCACACGTTCCTGCGGCGCCATGCGGGCCAGGCCTGGCTTCGCCCCTTCGACGCGATCCGCCGGTGCACCCTGCACGTCGCGTCGGCCACCGGCGGCCAGGAGGACCAGGGCCGCTATCCGGCGGGCGCGGCGCCCCGGCGCGTACTGGAACCGCTGCTCTCCCTGCTGGCGATGCACGGTCTGATCGACGTCCCGGGCGGCCCGGAGGCGTTCGCGAGGGGCGAGGCGGCGGCTTGGGAGGCGGTGCCGGCCGAGGGCTCGGCCGAAGACTCGGCCGGGGCGTTCGGGGTGCCCGGGGCGCGCGGAGCCGGAGGGCCCGGACGGGAACGGGATCGGGATCGGGGACAGGAACGGGGAGGGGAAGAGAAGTGAGCGAATTCAGCGAGTTCCAGGGGACGTCCTCGACGCTGTCGGCGCCCTCGGTGCATCAGATCGTCTTCCGCTGGGAGGGCAACCAGGGCGGCCGTCAGGGCACCGGCATGAAGGCGGTCGCCCACTCCTGTCCGGCCGACCGGGCCGAGCAACTGGGCCGGGAACTGGGCCCGTTGCTATGGGTGTCCGGTCCCGGCGCGGCCCGCCCCAGCGTCGTACGCACCCTCTCCCGCGACGGCGAGGTCCTGCTCGTCCAGCGCTGGCCCACCATGGACCGCACCGGCCGCCCCAGCACGATCAGCCACGTCCTGATGGGCCCCCCGGGCACCCTGAAGACCCGTCAGTGCCTGGCTCTGGCGTACGGCGGCTGGGGAAAGCGGGAGTCCGCGGAACGGGCGACGGGCTCGCAGCCGATGATCGACTGCGCGGAACTCGACGTCCATGTGCGCCAGCGGCTGCCGAAGATGGAGGCCCGGCTGGACAGCGTGCGGGGCGCGCTGATGCTGGCGACGGCCGAGTGGCTGCGCGACCCGGCGCAACGAGTGTCGCTCCTCGTCGAGGAGGAGAAGCTGTCGGGCTGGCCGGAGCGGGACGAGACCCCGCTGGTCTACCTGGGCCTGTTCCTCCTCTTCCACGACTGGCCGGGCCACGAGTGGACGTTCGCGACGTACGACACCGTCGACACCCACCCCCTGCGCCTGACGTCCGTCCCCCGCTGGGAACAGGACACGGGCGGCTCCGGCCCCCTGGCGAGGGTGATGGGCGGCAAGACGGCGAACCCCCGTTTCGAGCACCAGGCGGCGTCCCGCCTGGTCGAGCACCTCCTCGCCCACCGGAGTGCTCCCCCGGGCGTACCCCAGCTGACGAGGGAGCTGAGCGGCGGCGCGACGATGGACTGGGAGCGCCGACAGGACCTGCTGAAGAAGATCCTCAAACCGGACCGCCGACCCAAGTACCCCGAGCACGCCGAGCACTCCCAGTACGGGGAGAAGCACCACCAACAGCACCACCAACCGCAGCCACAACCACAACCACAACCGCCGTACCGCGCACCGAAGTACGAGGAGCCCCAAGCCCCGTACGCACCCCCTCACCAGGCTCACCAGACTCACCAACTCCACGAGGACCTGCGCGGACATGAACGCGGGAACCACATGCAACGCAGCTACCTGATGGCGCAGTTGCGCGAACTGCCCGACGAGGTACTGCTGCACGAGCTGCGCTCCGGCGAACTCCCCTCGGACTCAGTGGAGTTGCTCCTCTCCGAGCTGGGCACCCACCAGCGCCGCGAGGCACGCCCCCTGGAGATGCAACACGCCCTGTGCGAGCGGGTACTCAGCGAGAACCTGTACCTGGCACCCCATGGACAGCCCGGGGAGCCCATGTCGGGCGCGGCCCAGGCAGGCCGGGCGGCCGACCTCTTCACCTGGGCCGTCGCCCCACTGGCCCGCGACCCACGCTATCTGCACCATCTGTACGAACTGCTGCACAGGATGAGCCGGGCCCCCCACCCCATCGGTAGCAACTGGCTTGAGCAGAGCATCATCTCCCCGGCGAACGGCGAGGTCCCCGACCTGCCGCCGACGGTATGGCGACAGCTCCTGCACGAAGCGCTGGCCCGCAAGGAGAGACCACAGCCGGCCGTTCCCCCACCCCCACCGCCACCGCTCACCGCACTGGAACCTCAGACCCCCATGTCCCGGCTCTCCGAGCTGTCGAACAACGTGGGGTGCGTGCTCGGGGTGTTCTTCACCATGATCGTCGTACTCATCGCGATCGCGCTGATCGTGATGTGAGGGAGGTACGCTGACCGTCGTTTTCAAGACAACGGCGGGCGGGGAACAAGGAATGTCCAGCAAGAGACGCCTGATGGCGGCCGGTCTGACGGTGGTCATCATGGCCGCCCTCGGCGCATGCGGTGGCGGCGGCGGGAAGGACGACGACGACCCGTGGCGGGACTCCACCGCCGGCGGGGGCAGCAGCGACCAGTACGACGAGGGCGAGGGGGCCGCGTCGACGGCCACCACGGTCACCGGACTCCGCGACGACGTCCGTCACATCTCCAGGAAGACGGCCAAGGCCACCCGCCCGCACATGGTCAGAAAGTGCAGGTCCAGCAAGGGCTCCCGCAAGTGCACGACCGTCCGCAGCGGCACGGAGACGTACACCCGGGTGGTCCGTCAGGAACGCTGGTGCGTGAGTCTGAACGACGTGGGCGGCGACACCTCCAAGGACGCCGTCTGGTACCAGGTCACCCAAGCGACCTACGCCAAGGCCGTCGACGCGGACCGGCTCGACAAACTGAGGTTCACGCCGACGGCCACCGGCTGCTGAGCAGACGACCTCAAGTCGTCACCCCTTGACCGCCGAGCTGGCGACCCCCTGGACGAACCACCGCTGGAAGAAGGCGAAGACCACCAGGACGGGCAGTACCAGGAGCACACCGAAGGCGAGGATCTGCCCCCAGTCCGGGGGCAGTTGGCCCTGGAAGACGCTCATCTCCAGCGGCAGCGGCCGTACCGAGGGGTCGGAGACCATCAGTACCGGCCAGAGGAACGAGCCCCACTGGGTGAGGAACGTCAGAATCGCGACGGACGCGAACGCCGGCCTGCTCATCGGGACGATGATCGCGAAGAAGGTACGCCAGGGCCCGGCGCCGTCCAGTCGGGCCGCTTCCTCGATGCTGGTCGGGATCGAGCGGAAGAACGTGTGGAACTGGTAGACGGAGAAGGCGTTGGCGACGAACGGGAGCGCCTGGATGAGAAGCGTGTTGCGCTGCCCGTTGAACATGTAGAACAGGGGGACGGCCACCGACTCGAACGGGACCAGCATCAGCAGCAGGACGAGGGTGAAGAGCGCCTCCCGGCCCCGCCACTTCAGGCGTGAAAGCCCGTACGCCGCCATCGAGTTGACGAACAGTCCCCCTGTCACGACGACGAACGCGAGCAGCAGCGAGACGCCCATGAAGCGCCAGAAGTAGCCGGTGCTGTCGGAGTTGAGGGCGTCGAGCACGGCCGAGTAGTTGTCGAAGGAGAGATGGGTGGGAAGGAAGCCGGAGAGGCCGTTCAGGACTTCGTCGGACGGCTTGAGGCTGCCGAGGAAGAGGTAGAGGACCGGCAGCGCGAACAGCAACCCCAGCACGCTCAGTACGGCGTAGTCGAGGAAGCGGCGCAGTGGCTGCCTGTTGGCCCTCTCAATTCGCGCACCCGCACTTGTACTCGTACTCATGTCAGTCCTCGTTGTCGGGCCGGACCACGCGGCGCTGGACGATGGTCATGGCGACGACGATCAGGAAGAAGACGACGGTGATCGCGGACGCCTGGCCGATGTTGTTCTGGTCGAAGGCGGTCGTGACCGCCTGGTACATCACCGTGCGCGTCGCGTCCTCGTCCAGGCCGCCGCCGCGGATCAGGACGTACACCTGGTCGAAGACCCGGAACGACAGCACCGAGGTGAGCATCACGACGAAGACGAGGGTGCCGCGTATGCCGGGCAGGGTGACATGGCGGAACTGCTGCCAGGCGGTGGCGCGGTCCAGCCGGGCGGCCTCGTAGAGCTCGGTCGGGATCTGCTGAAGGCCTGCCAGCAGGATGACCATCTGGAAGCCGACGCCCTGCCAGACGGACAGCACGATGATCGAGGCCATCGCGGTGGCACCGTCGCCGAGCCAGTCGAAGGCCCCCCAGTTGCCGAAACTCACCGCGTGCAGCGCCGAGTTGAGCATGCCCTGGTCCCCGCGGGCGAGGATGAGCCGCCAGATCACGGCGACCAGCGCCATCGGGAAGACCACCGGCATGAAGAACAGGGACCGGAAGAACCCGATCGCCTTGAGTTTGCGGTTGAGCAGGATCGCGAGGCCGAGGGCGAGCCCCGTCTGGAGGGGTACGACGACCACGGCGAAGGTGAGGTTGTTCAGGAGGGCGCGGAGGAACGGCCCGGAGAGGTCCGGGTCGGTCAGCAGCCGGCGGTACTGCTCCAGGCCGAAGAAGCTGGGGGCCAGCGGGGAGCCGAGGCGCACGTTGTAGAAGGAGAGGACGACCGCGTAGCCGAACGGGACACCGACGAAGGCGATGAGGCCGACGAGGGCGGGGGCGGACATCAGCAGTCCGTGCAGCCAGTCACGGTTGCCGCGCCCGGAACGCGCCGGACGCGCGGGACGCACGGGCTTGACGGAGGTCACGGGTGGAGTCACGGGTTGAGCCTGGTCCCGGGCATGGGGCGCGCCGGGCGCCCGTTCGACGGATTTCACGGAGGGCTCCTGTTCGGTCCGGTTCGGTCCTGTTCCCGGCGGGGCGGGTACGACGTACGTACACAGGTGGATGCGTACGGCGTCGGCAGCCCGCCCCGCCGACGAGTGAGTGCTACTGGAGCTGGTAGCCGGCGTTGTCGGAGAAGTCCTGGTCGATGGCTCGGGCGGCCTTCTCCAGGGCGCTCTTGGGGTCGGCACCGCCGTAGATCGAGTTGAGGGCCTCGCTGAACTTCGCGGTGACGACCGGGTATCCGGCGGTCACCGGACGGGTCACGGCCACGCAGGACTTGGTTATGTCGGTGTCGCCGCAGGGCTTGGCGAGCTGGTCGGCGAAGAGCTGGAGCGGCCCGCCCTGCTTGTACAGCTCGCTCTTCGCGAGCGCCGTCTTCGTCGCGGGGACCGCGCCGTTGGCCGTCGTCATCGCCGTGACGTTGGTGTCGTCCAGGAGGGTGTCGAGGAAGGCGCCCGCGGCCTTGGCGTTCTTGGTGTCGGCTCCGATGCCCCAGGCCCACGAACCCTGCCCGGTCTTGGGCCCGTTGCCGAAGTCGGGCAGCGGCAGCGCGACGAGGTCGTCGCCGAGAGCCTTGCTGTAGGCGGGGTACATCCAGTGGCCGACCCAGCTGAGCGCGACGCGGCCCTTGGCGAAGGCGTTGCCGTCGGTGTTGGGGTCGACGTAGGGCTTCCAGGACTGGAAGGTCTTCAGCGCCGAGACGACGGCGGGCGCGTCGAGGGCGCCCTCCGCCTTGCCGTCCTTGATGAGCGAGCCGCCGGCCGACCAGACGATCGGCGCGAAGCCGTACGTCCCCCACTCGTTGG
Protein-coding sequences here:
- a CDS encoding ABC transporter substrate-binding protein produces the protein MSAISRRYRRTFSTGLALALPLVALAACGGGGGTDASAEAGSGTGTIKVWAHQGAASEAAALQSAVKSFNSSQDKIKVELTLIPDNDYTKTITATEAAKLPDVLEFDGPTMANFVYNKKLAPIDSYVSATTMSNATDAIKAQGEIGGKHYGLGMFDSGLGMWGNKKLLDAAGVKYPTGLSDDWTAAEFTAALKVLKAKDADGKALDLQETGGYANEWGTYGFAPIVWSAGGSLIKDGKAEGALDAPAVVSALKTFQSWKPYVDPNTDGNAFAKGRVALSWVGHWMYPAYSKALGDDLVALPLPDFGNGPKTGQGSWAWGIGADTKNAKAAGAFLDTLLDDTNVTAMTTANGAVPATKTALAKSELYKQGGPLQLFADQLAKPCGDTDITKSCVAVTRPVTAGYPVVTAKFSEALNSIYGGADPKSALEKAARAIDQDFSDNAGYQLQ
- a CDS encoding carbohydrate ABC transporter permease, translated to MKSVERAPGAPHARDQAQPVTPPVTSVKPVRPARPARSGRGNRDWLHGLLMSAPALVGLIAFVGVPFGYAVVLSFYNVRLGSPLAPSFFGLEQYRRLLTDPDLSGPFLRALLNNLTFAVVVVPLQTGLALGLAILLNRKLKAIGFFRSLFFMPVVFPMALVAVIWRLILARGDQGMLNSALHAVSFGNWGAFDWLGDGATAMASIIVLSVWQGVGFQMVILLAGLQQIPTELYEAARLDRATAWQQFRHVTLPGIRGTLVFVVMLTSVLSFRVFDQVYVLIRGGGLDEDATRTVMYQAVTTAFDQNNIGQASAITVVFFLIVVAMTIVQRRVVRPDNED
- a CDS encoding carbohydrate ABC transporter permease — protein: MSTSTSAGARIERANRQPLRRFLDYAVLSVLGLLFALPVLYLFLGSLKPSDEVLNGLSGFLPTHLSFDNYSAVLDALNSDSTGYFWRFMGVSLLLAFVVVTGGLFVNSMAAYGLSRLKWRGREALFTLVLLLMLVPFESVAVPLFYMFNGQRNTLLIQALPFVANAFSVYQFHTFFRSIPTSIEEAARLDGAGPWRTFFAIIVPMSRPAFASVAILTFLTQWGSFLWPVLMVSDPSVRPLPLEMSVFQGQLPPDWGQILAFGVLLVLPVLVVFAFFQRWFVQGVASSAVKG